The genomic window ATTTTATCGTCTTCCAGTTACGACAATGACAGAAACAAAATTTCGTCGTCCGACCCGTTACTGTCGACGTTGTCCGACGACCAAACTATGATTCCATCGCTCGAACAGGAACTGTATCCGTCGTTTGAAAACAAAGGAAAGTGTTTGCATTCGTCTCGGTCGTCACTGACTACGAATAAAGACATGGAGACTTCTCGATTGTCCGATAACTATTTAAGACTTACATCACTGTCTTCCGACAAGAAATTGAAGGTTTCGACGACGCCATCGTATGCTATGCATCATTTTTCTAACTTTCGTCTCTCAAAACATCAAGACGCCCCGATGATATTGTTTGACAGTAAAGGCGAAATGCATACAAACTACTATC from Aphis gossypii isolate Hap1 chromosome 1, ASM2018417v2, whole genome shotgun sequence includes these protein-coding regions:
- the LOC114124117 gene encoding uncharacterized protein LOC114124117 isoform X2 → MVFPNQDLTRNVRISSSNDRDLIRSYDQHHPPPSFDVNIKILSSSSYDNDRNKISSSDPLLSTLSDDQTMIPSLEQELYPSFENKGKCLHSSRSSLTTNKDMETSRLSDNYLRLTSLSSDKKLKVSTTPSYAMHHFSNFRLSKHQDAPMILFDSKGEMHTNYYPPVGFRNNKNNHKTEKTDNVDWSRRYWPKWLVVDK